CCAATCCGATGACGGTCTTATCACTGGCAATCTTGATTTCCTTGCCGAGAGGGCTGATGGTGATACGACCGCTGATCTTAATCACGTATTTGCCTGATGCGCTGGCATACTTCTCGAGATCAGCTTGAGTAGTTACTGTCACCTCCGTTCCGCCTGCGCCGCCAGTTGTGCCCCCGTTCAGAGAAGCAAATCCAGTAGCAGAAGCGAGACAGCCACTGGATTGTCTCTCAGTGACAGCACCCCTGGCAGCGACAAAGCATTGGATAAGCACCACTATGGATGAGAGTTTCATGATTTTGTTTCAGCTCCacgaaaagaagaagaaatacTGCTGTGTAAAGAAGTAGCTTTGATGTGCCAGGAATCGATTGAGACATGCACTGGTCTGAATTTAGATTCAAATCGATACATGTATCCAGCTTATATTGACAAGCTAGATGTCTACCGTTCCAAGGCACGAAAAGCGGTTTGTTGAACACGTGAGCATCAACTCCAGGTATCTTCCGGAAGATTATTCAGCTCATCTGACGTTAAAAACGCCTACAACATATCAGATCAGAATCTACGGAGTCTCTTACTTTAGCCCGAAACTCGGTCTTGGACGTAAGAACATTTCCACATTAGAGGCACAAGTCACAGACATAGCGGGGTACGAGGAAATGCGACGTCGTGGTTCATGGAAATAACCTTCATCGATAATGCCATATGGTGATCATCCCAATCCATGGATGGTCGTTTAATTATGAATTTGAGGGGTGTTTAGTGTCACATTGTGCCAAGTAATCCAATATCAGTGATTAAACCCACCAGTGACACGAAGCTACTTCCCCGCATCGCTAAGTAGTATCATCGCATATGCGAAGTCCCGCCAATAAATGCTCCCCCAATTACCAAAGACTCTGGTGCGCTTTTGAATGGCCATCGTCGTGCCTGATTTGAACGATTAATTTTGGCGCCCATTGCATGGCTCTCAACGAAGTTATCGTGAGCATTCGTGGATCCAGTCTCTTGGTTGGTTTGATCAGGCATGCCGGTCTGGTCACCAAAGACTCGCATTGTGCTTCGCGTGCGACTTTTGGGAAGTGACGATGATCCAGGCTGGAGGTATCAGTGGATATCATTATCCATGTTAATGCTGATGCTGAGTGCTCGTAGCCCTCCATCTGAGCAGTCTCTATGCCCTGTTTACTCTCTATGATCTATCTGTGGTATCATACGTGCTAGTGTCAActtctaacttagtaatcGGCCGTTATTCGGTGCACTTTCGACAGAAATGTGCTGTTCATTTACCCACCAGGTCATCTGATGAATCCTGTCATCAAGACCTCTCGGTTTTCTCCGTCCTCCGCGCAAATCTGATCCCCGAAACACATGCAAATCCCGCTAACGCCATTGCTCCGGCATAATATGCGGCAGGGCGAAACTTCTCAAGACCATCAACATCACCAGAGATGGAGTAAAGTCCTGAAGCAATGGGAGTACCCTAACTTGATTAGCAAACGCTTAAGTAGTGCACGGCATATTATGACTTACAAAAAAGAAACCGCAGAACCAAGTCGTCCAGACGACGGGGATGATGCTGAGGGTGTTATCTCCTCCAAATGTGGCGCTAATTGCGATAGGCGTGAGACTGAAGAACGCACCACATCCGATACCGTTGAATATGATGTAGACGGAAAAAATGCCGATTGATGATGAAAGAGGCCAGACGATGAGAGAGCTCAGAGCCATGAAAAGCATGCAGATTGCCAGACTTTCGACTGGTCCCAAAAGAGTATCGGCAACCCATCCAGCGACAACACGGCCCAAGGTAGAAGCTAAGTTCCAGCAGGCAAGAATAATGATACCGATTTCCTTGGTGTAGCCCATTGATCTCGAGAAAATCGGAATGAAGTAGGGCGGGATGAAGAGCGGGAAGCAGGAAAGTACAGTGCCGCCGACGAGCAGGAGGAAGCGAGGTTCCTTAAAGCGATACCTTACACATGTCAGTCATGTTCAAGTTGTCACTATTTTCATCTACTTACCACTGTAGCTGACGGGAGGCTTTCTTTCCCGAAGCCATCCTCCTTGGTAAGAAGTAGGATGCAGGGATAGAAACACCCCAAAGAATGAAACCCAGAATGCGGAACGTCCAAGAGACGCCCAGGTCTTTGACAAGGTAGTTGGCTACAACACTCATGATGGCAGAGCCCAAGCTGCCCCCACCGAAGACAAACCCCATGGCCAATGCTTTATGCTTCTTGAAGAGACCCATCGGGGCAGTCGAGACAGACTGGTAAGGAATGATATTAGCTGTTATGGTTGGCGCCAGTAGGACATTTGCAGACCCAGCAGGAGTCTTGTTGCACTCACAAAGACACAAAGGCCACCACCAAGGCCGAAGACGAGACCATGTAGAAAGAACAAAGCCACAACATGGTATGTAGTAAAGCTTGCGAGAACTTCACCCAGACCCATGAAGAAACCACCAATCAACGCAGCCAGCCGATATCCTATCCTGCTGATGATCTTGTCGGAAACAATACTGAAACAAATCATGAAAGATGTCGCCATTGATCCGACAAATGTCAATGTTGTTAGACTAGAACCCGTCGTCTCGACGAGCTTGACTTGCATGATGCCCCAAGAGTAGATCACTCCGAGGTAGACAAACATGGTAAGTGACGACGCAGCAACCGTGACCCAAGCTTTCTGGTCATCGTAAGTCTGCTCCTCCACTTTGGGAGTTGAACTTGCGGCTTGGTCGTCGCTTGAGTGGTCGGTATCGTGCCCATCTTGACTTTGAACGACTTGTCGCTCGGGGTAGGTGCCTTTTTCGGTGTCCATCTTAGCAAAACTCAAATGGATTCGTCAGAAGCTGTCAGAAGCATACTCTTTTCGAACTGAAAGTTTCAGCCTCCTCCCTGAGCAGTTTCGAGCTTATCATATTCTCGAGTCTGAGTGAGAAAATCGAATGTTGTAAGTCGGCTTTCGGCTATCGGGTTTGCGTCAGAACCGATATCAGAACTTTTCACGCGATAATGCGATTATCGTAGTCTGCAGATTTTATGAGATGTCCAAAGTGGATTCTCTATTGTAATTCCTCCGATGATTTTGACGCGGGCCCACCGCTGGAAGGGCCGGTTGTGCTCCGTGAATACGGAGCCGCTGGCTTGTCGATCCCGATAATTCTCGGATTTCAGCACTAGCGCCGAAGAACGAAGGTCTATTTAGGAGAGTTAAAGTGCCGGTTGTCTCTTTTCTCCCACTTTGTTTCAGAGAATAAAACCGAACAGAGAACTTACACATTCATCTCACCTCAAGTTGTTGGTCTACAGTCTACATCCCTCGCCATGGCTCCCGCAAGAGACGACGAGCTGTTCACAACAGCTAACGCCGAACTCCCCACAGTCAAGAATACCAAAACCAAGGGTGGAGAAGGTCGTCTCATGCACCGCTCTTTAATCCAACACCCCTCCATGGTCGAATCAGCAAGCGGTATCTACCTAAATCTCGCCAACGGCAAGAGAGTCATCGATGCATGCGGTGGTGCTGCTGTAGCCCTGATAGGCCATGCCAACGAGGAAGTCATTCAAGCTATCTCGGACCAAGCCCGAAAAGTGAGCTACGTCCACACGCAAGCCTATACGACACAGCCGGCTGAGGAACTTGCCGATATTATCCTCGATGGCAACCCGCATGGTCTCGAGAAGGCCTTCTTCGTCTGCAGCGGAAGTGAAGCCGTCGAATCGGCGCTGAAATTGGCCCGTCAGTACCATTTCGAAAGTGGTCAGCCGCAGAGGAAGCACTTTATTGGCAGAAAACAAGCGTACCACGGCAACACCATGGCGACTATGTCGATTTCGACAGTCGCATCGAGAAAGGTCCCATACGAGGGCTTCTCCTACCCCCACGTCTCATATGTTTCACCAGCATATCCGTACCAATACCAGAGAGCAGATGAGACCGAGGATGAATTAACGGCTAGGCTACTTGCCGAGATCGAGGACGAGTTCCAAAGGATTGGCCCAGACAATGTCATTGCCTTTGTTGCCGAGACTATGGTGGGCGCTACCGCAGGCTGCGTGGCACCCCCTGTCGGCTACATCGCTGGTGCTCGTCGAATTTGCGACAAGCATGGCGCTCTTCTCATTCTCGACGAAGTCATGTGCGGCACCGGACGCACTGGAACTTACTTCGCTTTTGAGCAAGAGGGCATTGTTCCCGATATCGTCACAGTCGCCAAGGGTCTTGGCGGAGGTTACGGCCCCATTGCCGGCGTTCTGATGCACGAGAAGGTCGTGTCCATGCTGAGACAGGGATCCAACGCCTTCAACCACGGACACACTTACCAAGCCCATCCCATTGCCTGCGCAGCTGCGTTGGCTGTTCAAAGGATCGTGAAGCGGGACGACCTCGTCGCTCGCTGCGCTCAGTTAGGGAAGCAGCTTGAAGTGCTACTGCGCATTGAGCTCATCAACTGCAAATCAGTCGGTGACATCAGGGGAAGAGGTTTGTTCTGGGCTGTCGAATTTGTCAAGGACAGGGAGACAAAGGATACCTTCGATCCCAAGCTGCGATTCGGATCACGAGTTCAAGAGCGGGCCTTTGAGAAGGGCGTCGCTCTCTACCCCGGCGCTGGCACGGTGGATGGCTCGAGAGGAGATCACGTCCTACTTGCTCCCCCGTTCACGACAACAGAGGAGGAGCTACGTAAGATTTGCAGTGTTTTCAGGGAAGCACTGGAGGAGATTGAAGCGGAAATTCTTTGAAAAGCGGCCATGACCAGGGACATGCTGATGCTGAGCATGACGCATTTGCCAGGGCAGTTCGACTTCGGACTTTTGTACATAGTTAGTTCAATAATACCCATTCTTGAAAAGTACCCACCACTCAAAGCCTTTGTCCAATGCGGCTAGCCCATCGTGAACATCTCTGAAGCATCGACATCTTCCAGCATTGACCACCAATTCGGCCAAAGCCCTTGATCATCCATACTGCCAACAGCGTCTATCAACGCTTGTGGGTTTAACCCGCCGATATTCTGATTCGCCTTGTCGCCTGAGACATTGCTGCCCTCGCCGGTGCTGACGGCGCCCCGCTCAGCGTTATTGATTTCCTCTAAATGTTGAGCAGATCTATCGACTACCCGAAATTCATGAACAGACTGATGTAAGACACTGAAGTCAAAGCGAGATCGTCCACGATATTTCTGGGCGTCAGACGTGGCTCGTTGGTACATCAACGACCCGTTCTGGATGGTCTTGAGCTGTTACGCGTCAGTCATAAGTAAAATAGCGGTGTTCCACCGGGACGACGTCTCCAATGGCATCAATGACTCACCCATCCGTCCCCGAGGTCCCAGACTTCGCGAAACTTGTTGAGATACTCTATACTCCAATTCATGTACTCTTCCGCCCTGGTAGCATAGCCAACGCCAATTCTTGGGAACATGAATCCATATAGATTGATGTAGCAAGATGAGAACGCACAGAACCCAGCGAAGGGCGTCATGACTGCAACGCCACATTCTGAAGCTTCTCGAAGAACGCTGGACAGGTGGCCTGCTGCTTCGAATAGCTCTTTTGCACTTTGTTCCCACCAGCCCGGGGGAGCCTCAGCTTCAAGAGTAGGGGGATCTATGGGTCCACGAGGAGTCATGTCAATAGTCGGTAGGAACGGAAAGTATTCTCGTTGAAGCATGACAACACTACGGAAATTTCGTGTTAGCCCAGGGAATTCCCTGCACATGGGGGGAAGCTTCGGCAAACCTTTGGTAATAAAGTAGATTTAGATAGACGAAGGATTCACCATAGCCTAGTGTAGCGTATGCAGCAACACTGTTGGCCGGATAGTGTAATCGATGGTGCTGCTTCGTTCTCCATTCCTCAAGTCTCCGACGCCAACATGCCACGGGTGATGTAGGAACCCAGGGGCAGTTCTCGGGTAAGCACATGCCTGGCGCTTTACGCCCGTCGTTGAACACAAAAGCCATGACATCAGAGTAGATGTCGAACCCATCAGCCATGACCCCAAAACTCTGGTCCAAATCAAGATACACCGAAGTTGCGGTTCCACTCGATGTGAAATTTTCCCCCGCACCTTCAGCTTGCGCTGACGATCCTGGTCCTAAAGCAAACTCGGTAGAAGTAGGCGGCCGCGGCACATTCAGCTTTGCCATCTCCTGTTTGGGAAGCACGCGTGGGTTGTATGTTCCCGAGCTCACCATGCAGTCCATAATGAAACATGCCCAGAATGTCCTTGTCTCGATTGCGGGAGTGAGGCTGTTTTGCTCGCTGCGTTGTGGAATCTCAAGTGGAAAGGGCGCTACTCGCGAACTATGAAGTAATTGCATCATCCGAATTGCAATTCCTGTTTGATATCAGACACATTCGACGCAAGACTTTGGAAGTTGGCCTACCACAATGCATCCAGGCCTTGTGAAAATCTCGCGTGCCCCATTCATACAACGTAAGAATAAGGAGGGCCTGGATGACTTTGACATCTGGTGGCTGGAGTATGCATGCTGCTAGGACATCACATGCATATGATGCATATCTTTCGCTCGGAAAGAGGATCTGCGATCGCAGACGATCCGAATCCGGCTTCTGGGTCTTGGTCATTGCAAGAACTGTGGCCAACAACGCCTTACTTTCTCTAGGGCAATTGGACCCAAACGATTTCATGAAAGATGAGGGGTGAATAACGCGAAGCTCAGGGAACTTGCGCCAGAAGGCCTCGAGAGCGATGTAGACAACATCTTTGGGGATTTGCTCGAGATGGTGGTCCATTTCCTGCCTGCCATCTCGATACTCCAATCCCGACGACGGCGTCGCCGGGCCCCGTGAATGGGGCGCAGAGAGAAGTTGTCGCTGAGACTCAATGTCCTGACCATGGGATACAGATGAAGCCTCTTCCGTTGCTCGCCGCGCCCGCTTCGCCGCCCGTCCATTCGGCGCGACGTGGGGTCTGGTCAGTACACAGTCCGATCTTCCCGACTTCTCGCATTTGGTACACGGCGGACTTCCGCTGTTGACGCACTTGATCTTGGACCGTCTGCGGGGTCATAAAAACTGGGTCAGCGGCCGTTACATCGGATCCGATCGATCGCCGGAAGCGAGGCCGGAGACCAATGGGGGACATACCGGCAGAATTCGCAGGAGAGACTGGAGCGCATGTTTTCCGATGTTATTTGCTCAGTCGGTTTTGGTTCGAAAACCGAAAGAAACGGGAATGAAAGATTCGGATTACGGGTACAATTTTTTGGACGGGCGCCGGGACCGGCTTTGTCATTGTGGATCTGCAACCGGTGGATCCTGACTGAAAGCTTGCTTCTAGTGTCCGGTCCTCTCCGAAGAGATGATAACTTTGCGCTACAACAATTCGAAGACCCCGATAACAGTCGACAAAAATGACCTGCTGTCGAGATGAGTAATACTTCTCGCCATCGTTTAGTGTTTGAGTAGAACAAAAGCAGGACAAAGCTCCCTAGATCAGCTTGTTTGTATCTTGATTCTCACTGAGAGCCGTCGAGTTGAGCATGGATGACCCTTGCTCAAGGCCTACTTATCTCGGTGAGGCGATATTTAGATTGGACGCGATGTCCTAGGTATCTTGAACTCTATATGGAGTCTGCGGAACAAGAATGAGATATCGCCAGCTCTGGGGACACCGCACTCAGTTCTCCTCAATTCAACTGGATCATCCGAGTTCTTTTGCCTGTAATATAGGACGAGGACTTTGAGCTACGCTATCTAAACTCGGTTTCCGTCGTCGTGGGCAAGCAAGGATAAGCTGAGCCAACTCTTGAAATGATTTTTGTTGCACAAGTCCCCCTAGCATAGCTCGGAACCGCAGACACGGTCGCGATGACCATCTTGGTAAAGTTGCCGCAGAACTTCTTACCTTTTCCTAAACGCCCGGGAGTGCTCGTAGCCCGCAGAGCCCGTAGGCGATGATCGGGAACACAGGTCTTTGGTTTGCAGGCTCCGCATTTCGTCATTTTGATAAGAAGCCATCGATTTGGACTGGATTCAAAGAGATGAACCCAGACTTGAAATAAGAAGCCCAGACGCAGAAGTTGGCCGAGGTGACTGGGGCAGATTGGGATGGAGCAGAGTCGCAAGGTGGTTTTGGCAAGAGGCTATCCCATCGACTACTGCAAGGCGACAGTACATCCGAGTGCAGGGGAAGAACTAATTAGGCGTTATTCCGATTTATTTCTACTATATCCGTAAATCAAAAAATTCATATCTCAGAGAATTTGGAAAAAAGCTGGAGACCATTGTACTGTCGCCTTGCAGCAGTCGATGGGATATACGCCATGTAACCTCAACATTGAGTGCATATTACTCTACCGTTTACTAGCTTTCGACAGGAGTGATGTCTGCCACCTAGAGCACAGGTACCATAGATGTTTCTGGGAAACATGTCACCCAACGTTAAcaaagtactaagtaagcaTGTCAGGTGTATTGAGATTCTGTTCGACTCGATCAAACCTCGAGAAACACAATTTGGATCTGCCGGCTGGCGCAAATCTGAGTACTGATGCGTAGGAAGATCTTGAAAACTTTGTGTTCGGCCTGAATCGAATCGCCGAATAACTTATCGTTGGCATGCGATGGAATGAGTCATTGAAGTGCACCAGGGCGAACGAGATGTTCGCCGCATCGCCAGTCGTTTGATTGTTTTCTTTAGCGACAAGTAAGATACAGATAAATGGATTTGAGTGTACAATTCAGCTATGTACAGTGCAAGCTACTACATTCCACGAGCCAGAAGCTTCCAAACCTCCCACCCCTTGCTTACGAGCCTGCAGCTTCGAACCAGCAATATACAGGTTGAACCAAGCCAACTTATACAGATCGTTTGGTCGTCATCATTATAGACGATCAACAGGCCGTGGTGAAGCTTGTGGCGACGCAGTAAGTGCCGTCAGGGCCACTGCCAATCTTCGTAGGCTCGGCACCGCTGTTATTTCCGGTGTACTACAGTCCAAAGTAAGTAAATCTTCCTTGTACATGCAAAGAGATGTCAGGCTTAGAGTCATCATACCCTATCACAAATCTTGTTGTCATCTTGGCAACAGCTAGTGACCTTGCAGGTATCGCCGTAGTTGGTGTTGATGCCGCAGAGGACTCCACCGTCCTTTGCAATCACGTTGTTCATGACAATGTTGCGTGCACCTCCATTACCGCTGCAGTTGCCACAGCTTCGGACGACCTTTCCGTAGCTGTTGACGTTTTAGCAGGTTGCATCACGGCAAAAGACGATGAGTTCGACTCACTCATTAGCGTAGAAGTTCTTAATCGAGACAGTTCCAAAGCCGTTGAATTGGACGATCTTGTCCGCGGCCTTGAAGGCACCACCGCCGTTGACGTAAGAGGTTCCGCTGGTCTGCTTCAAGGTCCTGGAGTGAAAGCTATCAACAAGAAATGAATGCACAACTGATATAGCAAGACTCACAGAGCATCCTCGCAAACGTCTTCCCACCAAACGTTGTTACTATATACTGTCAGTCTGCTGTTCTCCATGTCTTCTCTTCTGGTGGTTTCCATACAGTGTGCTATAATCAATCAGCATCGAAACCCCCTTCAGAATTGAGGAACGACAAACCAAGTTCCCTTGCAGTGAACACCCTCTGCCTGATCGGGCCCAATGATGACGTTCGAGAGGGTGGCACCGGCCTCAAGCACGAACATGGCATCAGCTTCACCTGTCTCATCTTGCTCAGCGCAAACCCTAGCTGCTCTGGAATCAGTATTCGATCATCCATCATTCTTTTACTCGTCTTGACAACGTACGGCTGCGGTCAAACTTCTTCATGCCGCCATTATAAGTCTGTCCAGCAGAGACGGTGATGGCCTTGCTCGTAGAAGTAGCTCCAGTGGACTTGGGTAGAGTGGTAGTAACTCCAGTGGGCGTAGAGCCTCCTGCGGTAGTAGTAGTCTTCAACGTTGTAGTCGGCGAGCTACCACCAGCACCACTGTAGGCGCAAGTACACTCAGCGGAGATTAGACTCGGCTTCTGCGAGCAGTTGGTAGCCCAGGCGGGTAGAGCGGTGGTGGCAGTTACGGTGCTCTTGGTGAAGGTGGCGCAGAAGGTCGACGCGGCGGCGTTGGACTTGATGTAGCTGGCACAGGCGTTTGTGTCGGTGTTTAGGCAGCCCAAGGCCGCAGGAAGGAGAGCAAGAAGGTAGTATTGGTGCATCTTGGCGTTGTCCGGGAGCAGGGCGTTAGGAAGTCTTGGCTCTGGAGATCAGGGGTGAAGCTTGATGATGTGATCTTGGTTCACTTAGGGATATAACGCTGTACTTATAGCTATCAAAGTCTTGATAAAGCAATGATTCGATAGTCAAAATTTCTCTTGTTGCTCCCAAGTATCGAACATACCACCCAACTAAGCATATCCTAGCCCATTCGCTATCTTCAGCCTCATATCTGATGTATGAAGGAAAATGTTTTCCCGCACAGGATTCCACCAGTAACGGACCATAAACGTGTTTTCAGATGAATCAGTAAGTATTCTGGACTTGGTCTACCTGCAAATAACTTGCCTTCCCTTTTCCGAACACCCTTATATGGCATAAGGTAAGCTTAGCTCGACGCAGGGGGTTATCACCGGGACGCATCCGAGTCTACCCCACAAACCCGGAGATACTGCGCTAAGTCGAGATCCTACGCAGGCTATCGCTTGTACTTTTCGatctgtgtgtgtgtgcggtTTCCACGTGTACATCATTAAAGAACAGTTGCCCATTTGTGGAAAAAGGCACAATGATCGAAGGCAACCCTGAAAGTAGGTTCGCCTTCCGCATACATATGTAGTAGACACAGCATACCTACACATAGCATACCG
The Colletotrichum lupini chromosome 6, complete sequence DNA segment above includes these coding regions:
- a CDS encoding major facilitator superfamily transporter, whose amino-acid sequence is MDTEKGTYPERQVVQSQDGHDTDHSSDDQAASSTPKVEEQTYDDQKAWVTVAASSLTMFVYLGVIYSWGIMQVKLVETTGSSLTTLTFVGSMATSFMICFSIVSDKIISRIGYRLAALIGGFFMGLGEVLASFTTYHVVALFFLHGLVFGLGGGLCVFSVSTAPMGLFKKHKALAMGFVFGGGSLGSAIMSVVANYLVKDLGVSWTFRILGFILWGVSIPASYFLPRRMASGKKASRQLQWYRFKEPRFLLLVGGTVLSCFPLFIPPYFIPIFSRSMGYTKEIGIIILACWNLASTLGRVVAGWVADTLLGPVESLAICMLFMALSSLIVWPLSSSIGIFSVYIIFNGIGCGAFFSLTPIAISATFGGDNTLSIIPVVWTTWFCGFFFGTPIASGLYSISGDVDGLEKFRPAAYYAGAMAIHQMTWWVNEQHISVEKSKQGIETAQMEGYEHSASALTWIMISTDTSSLDHRHFPKVAREAQCESLVTRPACLIKPTKRLDPRMLTITSLRAMQWAPKLIVQIRHDDGHSKAHQSLW
- a CDS encoding aminotransferase class-III, producing MAPARDDELFTTANAELPTVKNTKTKGGEGRLMHRSLIQHPSMVESASGIYLNLANGKRVIDACGGAAVALIGHANEEVIQAISDQARKVSYVHTQAYTTQPAEELADIILDGNPHGLEKAFFVCSGSEAVESALKLARQYHFESGQPQRKHFIGRKQAYHGNTMATMSISTVASRKVPYEGFSYPHVSYVSPAYPYQYQRADETEDELTARLLAEIEDEFQRIGPDNVIAFVAETMVGATAGCVAPPVGYIAGARRICDKHGALLILDEVMCGTGRTGTYFAFEQEGIVPDIVTVAKGLGGGYGPIAGVLMHEKVVSMLRQGSNAFNHGHTYQAHPIACAAALAVQRIVKRDDLVARCAQLGKQLEVLLRIELINCKSVGDIRGRGLFWAVEFVKDRETKDTFDPKLRFGSRVQERAFEKGVALYPGAGTVDGSRGDHVLLAPPFTTTEEELRKICSVFREALEEIEAEIL
- a CDS encoding fungal specific transcription factor domain-containing protein, which gives rise to MRSSLSCEFCRRSKIKCVNSGSPPCTKCEKSGRSDCVLTRPHVAPNGRAAKRARRATEEASSVSHGQDIESQRQLLSAPHSRGPATPSSGLEYRDGRQEMDHHLEQIPKDVVYIALEAFWRKFPELRVIHPSSFMKSFGSNCPRESKALLATVLAMTKTQKPDSDRLRSQILFPSERYASYACDVLAACILQPPDVKVIQALLILTLYEWGTRDFHKAWMHCAPFPLEIPQRSEQNSLTPAIETRTFWACFIMDCMVSSGTYNPRVLPKQEMAKLNVPRPPTSTEFALGPGSSAQAEGAGENFTSSGTATSVYLDLDQSFGVMADGFDIYSDVMAFVFNDGRKAPGMCLPENCPWVPTSPVACWRRRLEEWRTKQHHRLHYPANSVAAYATLGYDPPTLEAEAPPGWWEQSAKELFEAAGHLSSVLREASECGVAVMTPFAGFCAFSSCYINLYGFMFPRIGVGYATRAEEYMNWSIEYLNKFREVWDLGDGWLKTIQNGSLMYQRATSDAQKYRGRSRFDFSVLHQSVHEFRVVDRSAQHLEEINNAERGAVSTGEGSNVSGDKANQNIGGLNPQALIDAVGSMDDQGLWPNWWSMLEDVDASEMFTMG
- a CDS encoding pectate lyase; protein product: MHQYYLLALLPAALGCLNTDTNACASYIKSNAAASTFCATFTKSTVTATTALPAWATNCSQKPSLISAECTCAYSGAGGSSPTTTLKTTTTAGGSTPTGVTTTLPKSTGATSTSKAITVSAGQTYNGGMKKFDRSPRVCAEQDETGEADAMFVLEAGATLSNVIIGPDQAEGVHCKGTCNNVWWEDVCEDALTLKQTSGTSYVNGGGAFKAADKIVQFNGFGTVSIKNFYANDYGKVVRSCGNCSGNGGARNIVMNNVIAKDGGVLCGINTNYGDTCKVTSCCQDDNKICDRYTGNNSGAEPTKIGSGPDGTYCVATSFTTAC